In Ipomoea triloba cultivar NCNSP0323 chromosome 7, ASM357664v1, a single genomic region encodes these proteins:
- the LOC116025438 gene encoding protein CANDIDATE G-PROTEIN COUPLED RECEPTOR 7-like — MEVIVVCLLLIFHIPLMNGEIQNLDVFSESRNVIMFEDFGFSKGGCISISLSSVSISSKSTNPTNSSLMGFFYAPSPAFNALEDALFNHSCILGKPFIFPIVTFNELSNSSLTSINRTIPITSPDLYYVFFLNCAPETFISMQVDLETYNLNPKGNKDFIDEHFIVSPAIGFSLSAVYFIFLMLWIYACYKNSRFVHRIHILMMALLLVKSLELFFRDETQRFVRFTGTPHGWDILWLALTFIRTLLFDIVFVLMGSGWSLLTPCLPDIQKLVLALSVLMQLVVNICFIVLQGMGPLIENYSYWVVTFYAVDFTCSMLIVFPVSHTIDNLRETSKTEGKEEISSFQLTLFCSIYICLQAYVYIEKLGIFILRTFLSYNFWWVSVILEQAIEGGVYMVAFYTFRPNETNDYYVLEEGNGEELAPVSSMPTPVA; from the coding sequence ATGGAGGTGATTGTGGTGTGCCTTCTCCTCATCTTCCATATTCCCTTAATGAATGGTGAAATCCAGAATTTAGATGTATTCTCCGAATCACGAAATGTCATCATGTTTGAAGATTTCGGGTTTTCCAAAGGTGGTTGTATCTCTATTTCCCTTTCCTCTGTTTCTATCTCGTCAAAATCCACGAACCCTACCAACTCCTCCCTCATGGGTTTCTTTTATGCACCCTCCCCAGCTTTTAATGCCCTAGAAGATGCATTATTCAATCATTCATGTATCTTGGGAAAACCCTTCATTTTCCCAATTGTCACCTTCAATGAACTCTCCAATTCTTCTCTAACATCCATCAACAGAACCATTCCCATCACCAGCCCAGACCTATATTATGTTTTCTTCCTAAACTGTGCCCCTGAAACCTTCATTTCCATGCAGGTAGATCTCGAAACCTATAACCTCAACCCTAAAGGTAATAAAGACTTCATTGATGAACACTTCATTGTCTCCCCAGCAATCGGTTTCAGTTTATCAGCTGTTTATTTCATCTTCTTGATGTTATGGATATATGCATGCTACAAAAACTCGCGGTTTGTTCACAGAATCCACATCCTCATGATGGCCCTGCTTCTCGTAAAATCCTTGGAACTCTTTTTCAGAGATGAAACTCAACGCTTTGTCAGGTTCACCGGCACTCCCCATGGCTGGGACATTTTATGGTTAGCTCTAACCTTCATCAGGACCCTGTTGTTCGATATTGTCTTCGTGCTAATGGGAAGCGGCTGGTCACTACTAACACCATGTCTACCAGACATACAAAAACTTGTGCTGGCATTATCAGTTCTTATGCAATTGGTAGTTAACATTTGCTTCATCGTACTGCAAGGGATGGGGCCGTTGATCGAGAACTACAGCTACTGGGTTGTCACATTCTATGCCGTAGATTTCACATGTTCCATGTTGATTGTCTTCCCCGTCTCCCACACCATCGACAACCTTAGAGAAACTTCCAAGACAGAAGGAAAAGAGGAAATAAGCTCTTTTCAGTTGACGCTCTTCTGTTCTATCTATATCTGTCTCCAAGCCTATGTGTACATCGAAAAATTAGGGATATTCATACTCAGAACTTTCCTGAGTTACAATTTCTGGTGGGTTAGTGTTATATTGGAGCAAGCCATTGAAGGTGGTGTTTACATGGTGGCCTTTTACACGTTCCGGCCTAACGAAACGAACGATTACTACGTCCTTGAAGAGGGAAATGGAGAAGAGCTTGCTCCTGTTTCTTCTATGCCTACCCCAGTTGCCTGA